The following DNA comes from Leifsonia sp. 1010.
ACCACGGTGACGTAGAGCGTGTTGAGGAAGCTCTGCAGCACCGGGATGGTCTCGAAGATGTGCACGTAGTTGCCCCAGTACAGCGAGCTCGGCAGAGCGAGCGGGTTCGCCGCCGTCTCCGGCTGGGTCTTCAGGGTGTTCACCAGGATGTAGTAGAACGGCACGGCCACCAGGCACGCGATGGGGATCATCACGACGCTGAGGAGGATGCCCCTGCTTTTCTTCACGAGTAGCGCTCCTCGAGTCGGCGGGAGATGACGAGCTGTGCGGCGATGACGATCCCCACCGCAAGAAGGAAGAGCACGCTCAGCGCCGAGGCCTTGCCGATGTCGGACTGGGCGATGCCGTTCTCGATGATCGATTGCGTCAGCGTGCGGGTGGCGAATCCCGGTCCCCCGTGGGTGAGGGTGAACGGCAGGTCGTAGACCTTCAGCCCTCCGGTGAGAAGCAGCAGTTGGCTGACCGTGATCGCCGGAGTCAGCAGCGGCAACGTCAGATGGCGGAACTCCTGCCAGCGCCCTGCGCCGTCGATTTTCGCGGCCTCGAAGATGTCCGACGGCAGGCTCTGCATGTAGGCGAGGTAGAGCATGGCGTGCCACCCGGTCTGCGCCCAGACGGCAACGAGGATCACGCTGAACTGGGCCAGGCTCTCGTCGGACAGCCACGGGACGGGCGCGATCCCCAGCTGGCCGATCACCGAGTTGATCACGCCGGAGCCGAGCGGAGACAGGATGAAGGTCCAGACGAGGCCGAGCAGCGCGACGCTGGGCACGGCAGGAAAGAAGAACACGGAGCGGACGAAACCGCGGCCGACGAAGCGGCGGTTCAGCACCATGGCCAGCGGGATCGCCAAGACCGTCACCGCGACGGTCGTGAGCAGGGCATAGGCCAGGGTGAAGCCGAGCGCCGAGAGCATGGAGGGGTCGGAGAAGATCCGGGCGTAGTTCTTCAACCCGATGAAGTGCGGAGAGGCTTCGTAGCCGTTGTAGTCGGTGAAGCTCCAGTACAGCGATTGCACCATCGGGACGAGGTACAGGACAACGAACACGACGATGATCGGAAGCACGAACCAGTAGGCGGCGAACCCTTCGCGAGCCCGGCGGAACCGGCTACGAGTGCGTTCGACGGAACCGGCGCCCACGATGCTGGGCGGTCGTTCCACAGTGGTGGCGTTTGCCATGGCGTTCTTCCTCGTTCGGCGCTTCGGAGGGGAAGGAGGGCGGGTCCGGCAGCCCGATGCGCGGGCCCGCCCTCCTGGTTCGTTACTGAAGGGACTTCAGCTTGGTGTCCATCCCCTGAGCGAACTGCTCCGGGGTGATCTTGCCGGAGATCGTCTGCTGGAGCAGCGCGACGGACTCGGAGGTCATCGCGTCGGCGTGGCTCGGCCAGTTGACCGCGGGCAGGTAGATCTTGCCGTCGCGGACGGCCGGGGCCATCGCGGAGAGGGACGGGTCGAGGTCCGGCGTGAAGTCCTTTGTCGTGGTGATCGACTGGGTCTCCTTCTGGTACAGCTCGACCCCCTTCTTGCTCTGGAGGAACTCGACGAACTTCTCCGCACCGGCCGCGTTCTTCGCCTTGGCATTGATCGCGTATCCGGGCGAGACGGCGCCACACCAGTAGAGGTCGCCCTTCGTGTTCGGGACGGCGAGGTAGTCCAGGTTCAGGTTCGGTGCGGCCTGCTTGATACCGCCGAGCGCCCACGAGCCGGTGCCGATCATGGCGACCTTGCCCTGCTCGAACTGCTGCAGCACCTGGTCGCCGGTGAGGCCGGCAGCGGTGCGCGGCTCGACGCCCTTCTCGAACAGCTCGTTCCAGGTCTTCACCGGGTCGGTCCAGGTCTTCTCGAAGCTCGTCTTGCCGGACCAGATCTGGTCGTCCATCTTGCCGTCCCGACTGGCGTTCTCGACGCCGAGCAGGGCGGAGAGGGTCACCGGGATGCCGTCGGCGGCCTCGTAGAACGGTGTGACGCCCGTGTCCTTGAGCTTCGTGCCGAGGTCGATGAACTCCTGCCAGGTCTTCGGAGGAGCGGTGTAGCCCGCCTTCGCGGCCAGGTCCTTGTTGATCAGGATGCCGCCTCCCCACGAAGCCACGGCCGCGCCGTAGACCTTCCCGGACTTGCTGTAGGTGTCCTTCGCGGCCGGCGCGATGTTCGAGATCCAGGATTCACCGCTGAGATCCTTCACGAAACCGCCGTCCATCAGCTGGTGCTTGTTCTCCGCGGTGATGATGAACACGTCGGGCGCGGTGTTCGAGCCCAGCTGCGTCTGCAGCTTCTGGACGTACTGCGTGACGGGCGGCGTGTAGGACGCCTTGACCGTGAGCCCGGGGTTCTCCTTCTGGAACTCGTCGATCAGCGGCTGCATCGTCGTCTTCGGGTCCCAGGACAGGAAGGTGACGGTCTTGGAGCCGGAACCGGAGCCGCTGGAGCAGCCGGTCAGCGCGGCGGCAGCGGTGGCGACCGCCGTCAGGGCGACCAGCGCTCGGGTGACGCGGCGCCGGGTCGGCGCCGAGGTGTGAAGCGACATTGCTTTCTCTTTCTCTTAGGTGTCGAGGGTTTCGGGTATTGCTGTTGAGGTCAAGCGGATTGCTGCGCTTCCTGGAGTGACCGGCTCCAGGTCGCCGTTGGGAAGGTGCCGCAGCGGGTCGATCACGATCTCGCGGTGGAAGCCGTTCCCTCCTGGGATCGCGAACCGGTGATACGCGATGACCCAGTCGTCGGTCCCGGGGAGTCGGAGGATGGAATGGTGACCGGTCGCCAGGATGCCCTCGGCCGGGCGCTGCTCCAGGAGCACTCCACGGTCCTCCCACGGCCCAGTCGGGCTCGTCCCCACCGCCCAGCGGACCCGATACTCCGGATCACGGGTGTCGTTCTCCGACCAGGTGAGGTAATACAGGTCGCCGCGGCGGTGGATGTGGGCAGCCTCCCGGAAGGTGGGGTGCGTCCACGACGTCACCGTCTCCTCGTCGATGCTGAGCATGTCGAAACTGAGCCGGGCCGTGTGGGCCACCGTGTTGCCCCACACCAGGTACGAAGCGCCGTCGTCGTCGATGAACACCGACGGGTCGATCGCTCGTCCCGAATGTGCTCCTTCCGCGACGATGGGACGGCCGGAGTCGATGAACGGCCCGGTCGGACTGGTCGCGACCGCCACCCCGATGTTGTCCTCGGCCGTGAAGTAGAAGTAGTACAGGCCGTTCCTCTCGGCGGCCGCCGGCGCCCAGGCATGGCGGGACGCCCACGCGACGTCCTCGCCGAGCCGGAGGATCTCTCCCTCATCGACCCACTCGCGGAGGTTCGCAGACGACAGCACGCGGAAACTGGTGGAGGACCAATCGGGCGAGCCGTCGGTCGTCGGGTACACGTAGAATCGCCCGCCGAACGCCGCCAGCGCCGGATCTGCGAAATACCGGCCGGCAGGACCACCTGCACCCATGTCGGCTCTCCATCCTCATCGATGATCCTGTATCGATACAAGATCGCTGCGATGTATCGTTACATACTTGCCGTCGATCCGCAAGCTCCACCGCACTCTGGGCGTCAGCCCTCTCGCGCCGACCCGCCGAGCCCGCTCGCGACCAGCTCCACGTACTCCCGCATCGCCGCGTCGTCGGGGGCGTTGTTCGGGTTGACCTCGGTCAGCACGATGCCGGCGAACCGGTCGCTGTCCGAGAACACGCGCAGGCTGGCCACGACCTCCGCCACGCTCAGTCCCCAGGGAGCGGCGTCGGGGTTGGGCATGTTCGCCAGCGGCAGGTGCAGGTGGCCGAGCACATCGACATCGAAGTGGACGACGAAGCGCTCCCCCGCCGCCTCCGCCGCTGCGAGCGCCGCTTGCGCGGCCTCGACGGCATCCACGTGGATGCGCGTCGCCGGAACACGGACGAGTCCGAGCTGCTCCACCAGTGCGCGCTCGAGGTCGTCGCCGTCCTCCGGGAGGGCATCGCCGTAGAGGACCACCTCGTCCGGGCGCAGTAGCGGAGGCTCCCCCTGCAGCGTCGTCAGGATCGGGTCGCTGCCCGGGAGAGCCAGCAGATGCGCCACTCCCATCGCGTCGACGTTGCCGTACGCGATGCGACCGGGCGTGTAGAGGTCGGGGCCGCCGTCCACGTACAGCAGCGCGGTCGGCGCACCCGCCCGTCGAAAGCCCGCCACAACGCCGAGGGTCACGGTGCAGTCGCCGCCGATCACCAGCGGCGTCCGCCCGGCGCCGATCACCGCAGCCACCGCGCCCGCCGTCTCCACGGCGACCCGATGCACCTCGCCGATGTTCTGCCGGTCGGGATTCGCCGGGTCGGGTCGCCGCCGGAAGCCGGGCACATCCCCGTAGTCGCGGAGGTCGTGTCCCTGCTCCTCGAGCAGCCCGATCAAGCCCCATTCACGGATCGCAGCCGGCGCCAGGTCCATGCCGGGCGTGTGACCGCCGGCACTCGACGGCACACCGACGACTCCCCAGTGTCGTGACCTGCTCACGCCCTCATCGTACGAGCGGACGGTTCGCCGGTGGAGGGGCTGCCGCCTGCATCCGCGCCGCCCCCATCCGCGCCGCCCGCATCCCCGCCGCCCGCGCCCTCGTGACCGATCGCCCGCAGGCTGCGGTCGAGCACGGTGATCAGCAGGAAGACCACCGAGATACCGATGACGACCCAGCCGAGCACGTGCAGGCCGCCGGTGGTGGCGTGGGCTCCGTAGACGTTGCCGTAGACGACGGAGGCGACGATGGCGCCCAGGTAGAAGAAGGTGCGCAACAGGCCGGCCGAGGACGCGATCCGCTCCGGCTCGGCCTGGTGGTACAGCGTGTTCTGGATCGCGAGATTGTTGAGTCCCTGCGGGATGCCGAGCACGAGCATCGTGACGACGAGGAACCAGATCGGCGTCGTCCCGCCCATGAACAGCACGAGGACGCCGGCGGCGAGCTGCGCGATCGAACCGATCAGGAGCTTCCAGAGCACCTCAGGACGACGGCCGAAGGCCAGCGCGACTCCGATTCCCGCGGCGAACACGGGCAGCAGCACGAGGCCGGCCGCGGTCGGGCTGAGCGTCCGGCCCTCCTCCAGCCACTGCGTGAACCCATAGACGAACGTGTAGGAGATCGTGGCGGTGAGCAGCGAGCGCGTGTACGTCAGCAGCAGCGGACCGTTGCCGCCGAGCACGCGCAGATCGATGAAGGGCGCATCCACCCGGAGCTCCCACCAGACCAGGCCGGCGCCGGCGACCAGCGCCACGGCGACCATCCACAGCGTCGCCACCGAGATGTTCTGCAGGAAGACCAGCAGGGCGAGCATCGTCACCGCGAAGAAGAGGATGCCGAGGCCGTCGATGCGGGGCCGTTGGTCGCGCGGCGGCTCCAGGCCCGTCGTGCGCGGGAGGAGGATCCAGCCCAGGATGACACTGGCGACGCCGAGCGGGAGGTTCACGGCGAACGTGGCGCGCCATCCCCACGCTCCGATGAGCAGACCGCCGAGGGTCGGGCCGATGACCGCGACCGTCTGCGTCGTCACCGAGAGGACCGTGAGGATGACGGCGGGCGACGCGACGCCGGTGCGCTGCCCCTCCGCTCGGATCATGTGCATCGCCGCCGGATAGCCCGCACACGTGCCCAGGCCCAGCACGACCCGCGCGACGACCAGCCACCAGATGCTGTCGTGGGACGCCGGGATGAGGAGGCCGATCGCGCCCGCCACCGCCACCAGCGCGCCGCCCGCGAGGAACAGCCGCTTCACGCCGTAGATGTCGACTAGCCGTCCGACCAGCGGCTGGCCGATGGCCGTGGCGAGATAGAGGGCGGACACCAGCCACACGGTCTCGGACGCCGGCGCCCCCAGCGCGATCCCGATGGGGGCGAGCGCCACCGCGATGATGGCGGTGTTGATGGGATTGAGGACTGCCCCGAGCATCATCGGCGCGAGCAGGCGCCGATCGAAGCGTTGGGGCGGCGGTGGCTTGAGCGCCATCAGTCGAGGATCCGTTCGAGGATGGCGGTCGCCGCCGCGAGGGTGATCAGCTCTGCCTTCGACGCCTGCTCGGACAGCGCCTGGTCGAGCCAGGCGAGGCCCGCCTCCTTCTGGCCGGCGACCTGCGCCCATCCCGCCTCGGTCAGGTCGACGATCTGCCGACGACCGTCGTTCGGGTCCTGGCTGCGGGTGACGAAGCCCATCGCCTCCAGCGCCTCCACGATCGCCGCCATCGACTGCGGGCGCACCCGTTCGGCCATCGCCAGCGCGCTCACCGTCGACACGCCGCCCTTGCTCAGCCGTGACAGTGCCGACGCCTGCGAGGGCGTGATGGCGTCGGACGTCGCCTCGCGCAGCTTGCGAAGAAGCCGGGCGAGCACCGCCCGGAGGTCGACGGCGATCTGCTGCGGTGTCACATCCGGTTGACCTGTGCTCATATCGACAGTCTAAACTGCACAGTTGTACCTGTCTAGATTCGTCGAGAGGATCCCGATGACCACCGCCCTGCTGCTGATGGACTTCCAGAACGGCATCGCCGGCCGCCCCGGCTTCGAGCCGACGGTCGAGGCGGCCGCCCGAGCCCTCGCCGCCGCACGCGACCACGGCATCCCGCCGGTCTTCGTCCGCGTCGCCTTCCGTCCCGGCTACCCGGAGGTCGCCGCCTCCAACCTGGCGTTCGGCGGCCGCGCGGCGAGCGCCGGCGACGCCATGCTGGTCGACAACCCTGCGACCCAGGTCGTGGACGCGCTCGCACCACGCGGCCAGGAGCCGGTCGTGGTGAAGAAGCGCGTCTCCGCCTTCGCGGGAAGCGACCTGGAGGTGCTGCTGCGCGGCCTCGGCGCCGACGAGCTCGTGCTCGCGGGCATCGCGACCAGCGGCGTCGTACTGTCGACGCTGCGCCAGGCGGCCGACCTCGACTACCGGCTCACCGTGCTCGCCGACGCGTGCGGCGACGCCGACCCCGAAGTGCACCGCGTGCTCACCGAAAAGGTCTTCCCACGTCAGGCCGCCGTCACCACCGTCGACGAGTGGGCCGCGTCGCTCTGAGTCGACGGACATGGGGCACGATGGGGGGATGACGACCGCACGCGTGATCTCGGTGAACAGCGACGGCGACCACCGCTTCTCCAAGCCGCCGCAGGAGTCCATCACCCTGGTCGCCGGCCTCGGTGTCGAAGGGGATGCGCATTTCGGCGCGACGGTCCAGCACCTCTCCCGCGTGCGGCGCGACCCGACGCAGCCGAACCTGCGCCAGGTCCACCTCATCCACCGCGAGCTCTTCGATGAGGTGACGGCCGACGTCGTGCCGGGCCAGCTCGGCGAGAACGTGACGACCGACGGGCTCGAGCTGCTGGGCCTTCCGCGCGGCACCCGCCTGCACCTGGGCGAGGAGGCCGTCGTCGAGCTGACCGGGCTGCGCAACCCGTGCGTCCAGATCGACCGGTTCGAGCCCGGCCTGCTCAAGGAGGTCGTGGGAACCGACGCAGACGGCGCCACGGTCCGGAAGGCCGGGGTCATGGCCGTCGTCGTGACCGGCGGCGTCGTGCGGCCCGGCGACGCCATCGACGTGCGCCTTCCGGCGGAGCCGTTCGAGGCGCTCGCACCGGTCTGAGCCGCCGATTTCCGCGCTCGAAAGGGAAATGGAACCTTTTCGCCCCGTCCGGACATCTCTCTATAGGGACACGGATCAGGTCGGCGAGAAGGGGCGCCCGCTGAACGTGCATCCCTGCTCCGGGGGCCTGAACTTCCGTCCACCGGACGAGGACCGGGCCGCGCACCGTACCGGGGGGTTGGTGCGCGGCCCCCTCGTGGGCACGGAGCGCTATGCCGCCGATCGCGCGGCGGCCGGACGACGGCGGAGAGACGCGTCGCCGACCTCGGGGCCGCGGTAGACCATGTCCATCGCGCCGATGCTCTCGCCGGGCGGCACGATCGCGTCGATCCGGTCGAGCACGTCGTCCGACAGTGCGACATCCACCCCGGCGAGCGTGTCCTCCAGCTGCTCCATCGTGCGCGGTCCCGCGATCGCCGAGGTGACGCCCGGGTGCGCGATGACGAAGGCCATGGCCAGGTGAGTGAGCTTCACGCCGATCTCGTCGGAGAGCTGGATGAGCTCCTCGACCGCCGCCAGCCGGCGCTCGTCACGGAAGTGACGCATCCCCGTCCGGGTCGACCGGAAGTTGTCGTTCTCGCCGCCGGCCCGGTAGCGACCGGTGAGCGTTCCACCCGCCAGCGGGCTGTAGACGAGGGTCCCCATGCCGTAACGCTGCGCGACCGGAAGGATCTCGCGCTCGATCTCGCGGTCGAGGATGGAGTAGTTCGGCTGCTCGGTGCGAAAGCGCTCGTAGCCGCGGCGCTCCGACATCCACTGCGCCTCGACGATCTCGGAGCCGCGCATGGAGGACGAGCCGATCGCCCGCACCTTGCCCTGACGCACCAGGTCGGTGAGGGCGGAGAGGGTCTCGTCGATGTCGGTGTCCGGGTCGGGCCGGTGCAGCTGGTAGAGGTCGATGTGGTCCGTCTTCAGATTGCGGAGCGAGCGCTCGACGGCCTGCATGATCCAGCGCCGGGATGCGCCGCGGTGATTGATGTCGTCGTCGACCGGTCCCCAGAACTTGGTGGCCAGCACGACGTCGTCGCGGCGGCCCGCGATCGCCTCGCCGACGACCTCCTCGGAGTCGCCGTAGCGGTCCGCGGTGTCGATGAAGTTGATGCCGGCGTCGAGCGCGCGGTGGATTATGCGGACGCCCTCCGCTCGATCGGGGTTTCCGAGAGCCCCGAGCATCATCGCGCCGAGCGCGTACGGGCTGACCTTGATGCCGGTGCGGCCGAGAGTTCGATACTGCATTGCTTCTGCTCCAGATGTGATGAGGCCGTGGCACGGTCGTCTGCCGTGCTCTAGAATCCGAAGAAGCGGAACGTCACTCCGGATAACTCGAACTGTACCGGAACAACGTTCCACTTACAACACCCGTCGTTTCTGCCTGCCCACCGGAGGAGTCGCCATGGCCGCCAGCACCCGCCCCTCGGCGACCCCGGACGCCGTCGCACCCGCGGCGAACCGGCCGAAGCGCTCGGACGCCCGCCAGAACGTCACCGCGCTGACCGAGGCCGCGAAGGCGGTCTTCGCCGAGTCCGGAGTGGAGGCACCCGTGCGCGCCATCGCCGACCGCGCGGGCGTCGGCGTCGGGACGCTCTACCGGCACTTCCCTCTGCGGTCCGACCTCATCTCCGCGGTCTTCCGCGCCGAGATCGACGCCTGCGCCGACGCAGCGACCGAGATCGAGGCGACCTACCCGCCGGGCGAGGCGCTGGATCGCTGGATCATGCGTTACACGCAGTTCGTCGGCACGAAGCGCGGCCTCGCCGCGGCGCTCCACTCCGGCGACCCTGCCTACGAACCCCTGGCCGACTACTTCTCCGCGCACCTCGCCCCGACGCTCGAACGCCTGCTCACCGCGGCGCGAGCGGCCGGCGACATCGAGCAGGAGG
Coding sequences within:
- a CDS encoding sugar ABC transporter permease encodes the protein MANATTVERPPSIVGAGSVERTRSRFRRAREGFAAYWFVLPIIVVFVVLYLVPMVQSLYWSFTDYNGYEASPHFIGLKNYARIFSDPSMLSALGFTLAYALLTTVAVTVLAIPLAMVLNRRFVGRGFVRSVFFFPAVPSVALLGLVWTFILSPLGSGVINSVIGQLGIAPVPWLSDESLAQFSVILVAVWAQTGWHAMLYLAYMQSLPSDIFEAAKIDGAGRWQEFRHLTLPLLTPAITVSQLLLLTGGLKVYDLPFTLTHGGPGFATRTLTQSIIENGIAQSDIGKASALSVLFLLAVGIVIAAQLVISRRLEERYS
- a CDS encoding extracellular solute-binding protein; the encoded protein is MSLHTSAPTRRRVTRALVALTAVATAAAALTGCSSGSGSGSKTVTFLSWDPKTTMQPLIDEFQKENPGLTVKASYTPPVTQYVQKLQTQLGSNTAPDVFIITAENKHQLMDGGFVKDLSGESWISNIAPAAKDTYSKSGKVYGAAVASWGGGILINKDLAAKAGYTAPPKTWQEFIDLGTKLKDTGVTPFYEAADGIPVTLSALLGVENASRDGKMDDQIWSGKTSFEKTWTDPVKTWNELFEKGVEPRTAAGLTGDQVLQQFEQGKVAMIGTGSWALGGIKQAAPNLNLDYLAVPNTKGDLYWCGAVSPGYAINAKAKNAAGAEKFVEFLQSKKGVELYQKETQSITTTKDFTPDLDPSLSAMAPAVRDGKIYLPAVNWPSHADAMTSESVALLQQTISGKITPEQFAQGMDTKLKSLQ
- a CDS encoding family 43 glycosylhydrolase, translated to MGAGGPAGRYFADPALAAFGGRFYVYPTTDGSPDWSSTSFRVLSSANLREWVDEGEILRLGEDVAWASRHAWAPAAAERNGLYYFYFTAEDNIGVAVATSPTGPFIDSGRPIVAEGAHSGRAIDPSVFIDDDGASYLVWGNTVAHTARLSFDMLSIDEETVTSWTHPTFREAAHIHRRGDLYYLTWSENDTRDPEYRVRWAVGTSPTGPWEDRGVLLEQRPAEGILATGHHSILRLPGTDDWVIAYHRFAIPGGNGFHREIVIDPLRHLPNGDLEPVTPGSAAIRLTSTAIPETLDT
- a CDS encoding arginase family protein, translating into MSRSRHWGVVGVPSSAGGHTPGMDLAPAAIREWGLIGLLEEQGHDLRDYGDVPGFRRRPDPANPDRQNIGEVHRVAVETAGAVAAVIGAGRTPLVIGGDCTVTLGVVAGFRRAGAPTALLYVDGGPDLYTPGRIAYGNVDAMGVAHLLALPGSDPILTTLQGEPPLLRPDEVVLYGDALPEDGDDLERALVEQLGLVRVPATRIHVDAVEAAQAALAAAEAAGERFVVHFDVDVLGHLHLPLANMPNPDAAPWGLSVAEVVASLRVFSDSDRFAGIVLTEVNPNNAPDDAAMREYVELVASGLGGSAREG
- a CDS encoding MFS transporter; the protein is MALKPPPPQRFDRRLLAPMMLGAVLNPINTAIIAVALAPIGIALGAPASETVWLVSALYLATAIGQPLVGRLVDIYGVKRLFLAGGALVAVAGAIGLLIPASHDSIWWLVVARVVLGLGTCAGYPAAMHMIRAEGQRTGVASPAVILTVLSVTTQTVAVIGPTLGGLLIGAWGWRATFAVNLPLGVASVILGWILLPRTTGLEPPRDQRPRIDGLGILFFAVTMLALLVFLQNISVATLWMVAVALVAGAGLVWWELRVDAPFIDLRVLGGNGPLLLTYTRSLLTATISYTFVYGFTQWLEEGRTLSPTAAGLVLLPVFAAGIGVALAFGRRPEVLWKLLIGSIAQLAAGVLVLFMGGTTPIWFLVVTMLVLGIPQGLNNLAIQNTLYHQAEPERIASSAGLLRTFFYLGAIVASVVYGNVYGAHATTGGLHVLGWVVIGISVVFLLITVLDRSLRAIGHEGAGGGDAGGADGGGADAGGSPSTGEPSARTMRA
- a CDS encoding MarR family transcriptional regulator yields the protein MSTGQPDVTPQQIAVDLRAVLARLLRKLREATSDAITPSQASALSRLSKGGVSTVSALAMAERVRPQSMAAIVEALEAMGFVTRSQDPNDGRRQIVDLTEAGWAQVAGQKEAGLAWLDQALSEQASKAELITLAAATAILERILD
- a CDS encoding isochorismatase family cysteine hydrolase, which gives rise to MTTALLLMDFQNGIAGRPGFEPTVEAAARALAAARDHGIPPVFVRVAFRPGYPEVAASNLAFGGRAASAGDAMLVDNPATQVVDALAPRGQEPVVVKKRVSAFAGSDLEVLLRGLGADELVLAGIATSGVVLSTLRQAADLDYRLTVLADACGDADPEVHRVLTEKVFPRQAAVTTVDEWAASL
- a CDS encoding MOSC domain-containing protein; amino-acid sequence: MTTARVISVNSDGDHRFSKPPQESITLVAGLGVEGDAHFGATVQHLSRVRRDPTQPNLRQVHLIHRELFDEVTADVVPGQLGENVTTDGLELLGLPRGTRLHLGEEAVVELTGLRNPCVQIDRFEPGLLKEVVGTDADGATVRKAGVMAVVVTGGVVRPGDAIDVRLPAEPFEALAPV
- a CDS encoding aldo/keto reductase encodes the protein MQYRTLGRTGIKVSPYALGAMMLGALGNPDRAEGVRIIHRALDAGINFIDTADRYGDSEEVVGEAIAGRRDDVVLATKFWGPVDDDINHRGASRRWIMQAVERSLRNLKTDHIDLYQLHRPDPDTDIDETLSALTDLVRQGKVRAIGSSSMRGSEIVEAQWMSERRGYERFRTEQPNYSILDREIEREILPVAQRYGMGTLVYSPLAGGTLTGRYRAGGENDNFRSTRTGMRHFRDERRLAAVEELIQLSDEIGVKLTHLAMAFVIAHPGVTSAIAGPRTMEQLEDTLAGVDVALSDDVLDRIDAIVPPGESIGAMDMVYRGPEVGDASLRRRPAAARSAA
- a CDS encoding TetR/AcrR family transcriptional regulator, yielding MAASTRPSATPDAVAPAANRPKRSDARQNVTALTEAAKAVFAESGVEAPVRAIADRAGVGVGTLYRHFPLRSDLISAVFRAEIDACADAATEIEATYPPGEALDRWIMRYTQFVGTKRGLAAALHSGDPAYEPLADYFSAHLAPTLERLLTAARAAGDIEQEVDATELLGAVANLCHGAGPHGGVSPRADRMVRILLAGLRAPADEV